A genomic stretch from Juglans microcarpa x Juglans regia isolate MS1-56 chromosome 3S, Jm3101_v1.0, whole genome shotgun sequence includes:
- the LOC121257595 gene encoding regulator of nonsense transcripts UPF3-like isoform X4, protein MDQIDAAFAGRYHWVAFRPGKSSMKHQFYTRAYIDFKKPEDVIEFAEFFDGHLFVSEKGTQFKTIVEYAPSQRVPKQWSKKDGREGTILKDPEYLEFLEYLAKPVENLPSAEIQLERREAERGGAAKDALVVTPLMDFVRQKRAAKGGSRRSLSNGKLSRRAVGSSTGNHGASSKRGSERRRISSAMYVLRDTVKNMSGKDKSMHLLVPKRDDELLSHKSATVVPAARTEVLAEESGISGTNESGKKKFLLLKGKEREIFHVSGSLSKGITSSVANTISSAALKQNQQHQGSERTVKRILLNKDSRQSQSFVGLSEQQIQATNLEKDKRPPRPPHAQLVLKDPIPAPDDKVAGNNSHGFCSEKQEKRSRNKDKPDRGVWTSLRRSDGSHTSDESLSSSISQLSQSLVDSFEGSRGDTHVDLANARCGEVKNLGTGRTSHSSMDNGSHKHFGRRGPAHVVKDTDGSSIVGEGKHSRKGTGYVSHEFKCLVTQFWNLHLLVAGSCLLLLYR, encoded by the exons ATGGACCAAATCGACGCCGCCTTCGCTGGTCGCTACCACTGGGTCGCTTTCCGTCCAGGGAAATCGAG CATGAAGCATCAATTCTATACTAGAGCCTATATTGACTTCAAGAAACCTGAGGATGTTATTGAGTTTGCTGAGTTCTTTGATGGGCATTTGTTTGTTAGTGAGAAGG GCACTCAGTTTAAAACTATTGTTGAGTATGCTCCTTCTCAACGTGTTCCAAAACAGTGGTCTAAAAAAGATGGTCGTGAAGGAACAATATTAAAAG ATCCCGAGTATCTGGAGTTTCTTGAATATCTTGCAAAGCCTGTCGAGAATCTTCCCAGTGCAGAGATACAATTGGAGAGAAGGGAAGCAGAACGAGGTG GTGCTGCAAAAGACGCTCTTGTGGTTACACCATTGATGGACTTCGTTCGTCAGAAAAGAGCTGCCAAGGGTGGTTCTCGG CGATCACTATCTAATGGGAAATTGAGTAGAAGAGCTGTTGGATCATCAACCGGAAATCATGGTGCCTCGTCGAAGCGAGGTTCTGAGAGGAGAAGGATATCCTCCGCTATG TATGTTTTGAGGGACACTGTAAAGAACATGAGTGGCAAAGACAAGTCAATGCACCTTCTGGTTCCAAAGAGAGATGATGAGCTGCTTTCTCATAAGTCTGCTACTGTTGTTCCTGCTGCTAGGACTGAAGTATTGGCAGAGGAAAGTG gAATTTCTGGAACTAACGAATCTGGGAAAAAGAAATTCCTGCTTCtgaaagggaaagagagagagatttttcaT GTGTCTGGCAGCTTGTCAAAGGGTATAACATCTTCAGTTGCAAACACAATCAGTTCAGCTGCTCTCAAGCAGAACCAGCAACACCAAGGTAGTGAAAGGACGGTCAAAAGAATACTTTTAAACAAGGATTCACGTCAAAGTCAGTCTTTTGTGGGCCTGTCTGAGCAGCAAATCCAGGCTACAAATTTAGAAAAGGACAAGAGACCTCCCCGTCCACCACATGCACAATTGGTTTTGAAGGACCCAATTCCAGCTCCAGATGACAAGGTTGCTGGTAATAACTCGCATGGATTTTGTAGTGAGAAGCAGGAAAAACGTTCAAGAAATAAGGATAAGCCTGATCGTGGTGTATGGACTTCTCTTCGTCGTTCAGATGGATCTCATACTAGTGATGAGTCTTTGTcatcttcaatttctcaactttCGCAGTCACTTGTAGATTCTTTTGAAG GATCCCGGGGAGATACGCATGTTGACCTGGCAAATGCTAGGTGTGGTGAGGTTAAAAACCTTGGAACTGGACGTACTAGTCATTCTTCCATGGATAATG GCTCCCACAAACATTTTGGTCGCCGTGGGCCTGCACATGTTGTGAAGGATACTGATGGCTCATCAATTGTTGGTGAGGGAAAGCACTCGAGGAAAGGCACTGGATATGTTTCCCATGAG TTTAAATGCTTGGTCACACAATTTTGGAACCTGCATTTGCTTGTGGCTGGAAGCTGTCTCCTCTTACTATACAGATGA
- the LOC121257595 gene encoding regulator of nonsense transcripts UPF3-like isoform X3 — translation MKGLSDRTKVVLRHLPPAISQATLMDQIDAAFAGRYHWVAFRPGKSSMKHQFYTRAYIDFKKPEDVIEFAEFFDGHLFVSEKGTQFKTIVEYAPSQRVPKQWSKKDGREGTILKDPEYLEFLEYLAKPVENLPSAEIQLERREAERGGAAKDALVVTPLMDFVRQKRAAKGGSRRSLSNGKLSRRAVGSSTGNHGASSKRGSERRRISSAMYVLRDTVKNMSGKDKSMHLLVPKRDDELLSHKSATVVPAARTEVLAEESGISGTNESGKKKFLLLKGKEREIFHVSGSLSKGITSSVANTISSAALKQNQQHQGSERTVKRILLNKDSRQSQSFVGLSEQQIQATNLEKDKRPPRPPHAQLVLKDPIPAPDDKVAGNNSHGFCSEKQEKRSRNKDKPDRGVWTSLRRSDGSHTSDESLSSSISQLSQSLVDSFEGSRGDTHVDLANARCGSHKHFGRRGPAHVVKDTDGSSIVGEGKHSRKGTGYVSHEFKCLVTQFWNLHLLVAGSCLLLLYR, via the exons ATGAAGGGCTTGTCAGATCGGACGAAGGTGGTTCTGCGGCACCTGCCTCCGGCGATTTCTCAGGCCACGCTGATGGACCAAATCGACGCCGCCTTCGCTGGTCGCTACCACTGGGTCGCTTTCCGTCCAGGGAAATCGAG CATGAAGCATCAATTCTATACTAGAGCCTATATTGACTTCAAGAAACCTGAGGATGTTATTGAGTTTGCTGAGTTCTTTGATGGGCATTTGTTTGTTAGTGAGAAGG GCACTCAGTTTAAAACTATTGTTGAGTATGCTCCTTCTCAACGTGTTCCAAAACAGTGGTCTAAAAAAGATGGTCGTGAAGGAACAATATTAAAAG ATCCCGAGTATCTGGAGTTTCTTGAATATCTTGCAAAGCCTGTCGAGAATCTTCCCAGTGCAGAGATACAATTGGAGAGAAGGGAAGCAGAACGAGGTG GTGCTGCAAAAGACGCTCTTGTGGTTACACCATTGATGGACTTCGTTCGTCAGAAAAGAGCTGCCAAGGGTGGTTCTCGG CGATCACTATCTAATGGGAAATTGAGTAGAAGAGCTGTTGGATCATCAACCGGAAATCATGGTGCCTCGTCGAAGCGAGGTTCTGAGAGGAGAAGGATATCCTCCGCTATG TATGTTTTGAGGGACACTGTAAAGAACATGAGTGGCAAAGACAAGTCAATGCACCTTCTGGTTCCAAAGAGAGATGATGAGCTGCTTTCTCATAAGTCTGCTACTGTTGTTCCTGCTGCTAGGACTGAAGTATTGGCAGAGGAAAGTG gAATTTCTGGAACTAACGAATCTGGGAAAAAGAAATTCCTGCTTCtgaaagggaaagagagagagatttttcaT GTGTCTGGCAGCTTGTCAAAGGGTATAACATCTTCAGTTGCAAACACAATCAGTTCAGCTGCTCTCAAGCAGAACCAGCAACACCAAGGTAGTGAAAGGACGGTCAAAAGAATACTTTTAAACAAGGATTCACGTCAAAGTCAGTCTTTTGTGGGCCTGTCTGAGCAGCAAATCCAGGCTACAAATTTAGAAAAGGACAAGAGACCTCCCCGTCCACCACATGCACAATTGGTTTTGAAGGACCCAATTCCAGCTCCAGATGACAAGGTTGCTGGTAATAACTCGCATGGATTTTGTAGTGAGAAGCAGGAAAAACGTTCAAGAAATAAGGATAAGCCTGATCGTGGTGTATGGACTTCTCTTCGTCGTTCAGATGGATCTCATACTAGTGATGAGTCTTTGTcatcttcaatttctcaactttCGCAGTCACTTGTAGATTCTTTTGAAG GATCCCGGGGAGATACGCATGTTGACCTGGCAAATGCTAGGTGTG GCTCCCACAAACATTTTGGTCGCCGTGGGCCTGCACATGTTGTGAAGGATACTGATGGCTCATCAATTGTTGGTGAGGGAAAGCACTCGAGGAAAGGCACTGGATATGTTTCCCATGAG TTTAAATGCTTGGTCACACAATTTTGGAACCTGCATTTGCTTGTGGCTGGAAGCTGTCTCCTCTTACTATACAGATGA
- the LOC121257595 gene encoding regulator of nonsense transcripts UPF3-like isoform X1: protein MKGLSDRTKVVLRHLPPAISQATLMDQIDAAFAGRYHWVAFRPGKSSMKHQFYTRAYIDFKKPEDVIEFAEFFDGHLFVSEKGTQFKTIVEYAPSQRVPKQWSKKDGREGTILKDPEYLEFLEYLAKPVENLPSAEIQLERREAERGGAAKDALVVTPLMDFVRQKRAAKGGSRRSLSNGKLSRRAVGSSTGNHGASSKRGSERRRISSAMYVLRDTVKNMSGKDKSMHLLVPKRDDELLSHKSATVVPAARTEVLAEESGISGTNESGKKKFLLLKGKEREIFHVSGSLSKGITSSVANTISSAALKQNQQHQGSERTVKRILLNKDSRQSQSFVGLSEQQIQATNLEKDKRPPRPPHAQLVLKDPIPAPDDKVAGNNSHGFCSEKQEKRSRNKDKPDRGVWTSLRRSDGSHTSDESLSSSISQLSQSLVDSFEGSRGDTHVDLANARCGEVKNLGTGRTSHSSMDNGSHKHFGRRGPAHVVKDTDGSSIVGEGKHSRKGTGYVSHEFKCLVTQFWNLHLLVAGSCLLLLYR, encoded by the exons ATGAAGGGCTTGTCAGATCGGACGAAGGTGGTTCTGCGGCACCTGCCTCCGGCGATTTCTCAGGCCACGCTGATGGACCAAATCGACGCCGCCTTCGCTGGTCGCTACCACTGGGTCGCTTTCCGTCCAGGGAAATCGAG CATGAAGCATCAATTCTATACTAGAGCCTATATTGACTTCAAGAAACCTGAGGATGTTATTGAGTTTGCTGAGTTCTTTGATGGGCATTTGTTTGTTAGTGAGAAGG GCACTCAGTTTAAAACTATTGTTGAGTATGCTCCTTCTCAACGTGTTCCAAAACAGTGGTCTAAAAAAGATGGTCGTGAAGGAACAATATTAAAAG ATCCCGAGTATCTGGAGTTTCTTGAATATCTTGCAAAGCCTGTCGAGAATCTTCCCAGTGCAGAGATACAATTGGAGAGAAGGGAAGCAGAACGAGGTG GTGCTGCAAAAGACGCTCTTGTGGTTACACCATTGATGGACTTCGTTCGTCAGAAAAGAGCTGCCAAGGGTGGTTCTCGG CGATCACTATCTAATGGGAAATTGAGTAGAAGAGCTGTTGGATCATCAACCGGAAATCATGGTGCCTCGTCGAAGCGAGGTTCTGAGAGGAGAAGGATATCCTCCGCTATG TATGTTTTGAGGGACACTGTAAAGAACATGAGTGGCAAAGACAAGTCAATGCACCTTCTGGTTCCAAAGAGAGATGATGAGCTGCTTTCTCATAAGTCTGCTACTGTTGTTCCTGCTGCTAGGACTGAAGTATTGGCAGAGGAAAGTG gAATTTCTGGAACTAACGAATCTGGGAAAAAGAAATTCCTGCTTCtgaaagggaaagagagagagatttttcaT GTGTCTGGCAGCTTGTCAAAGGGTATAACATCTTCAGTTGCAAACACAATCAGTTCAGCTGCTCTCAAGCAGAACCAGCAACACCAAGGTAGTGAAAGGACGGTCAAAAGAATACTTTTAAACAAGGATTCACGTCAAAGTCAGTCTTTTGTGGGCCTGTCTGAGCAGCAAATCCAGGCTACAAATTTAGAAAAGGACAAGAGACCTCCCCGTCCACCACATGCACAATTGGTTTTGAAGGACCCAATTCCAGCTCCAGATGACAAGGTTGCTGGTAATAACTCGCATGGATTTTGTAGTGAGAAGCAGGAAAAACGTTCAAGAAATAAGGATAAGCCTGATCGTGGTGTATGGACTTCTCTTCGTCGTTCAGATGGATCTCATACTAGTGATGAGTCTTTGTcatcttcaatttctcaactttCGCAGTCACTTGTAGATTCTTTTGAAG GATCCCGGGGAGATACGCATGTTGACCTGGCAAATGCTAGGTGTGGTGAGGTTAAAAACCTTGGAACTGGACGTACTAGTCATTCTTCCATGGATAATG GCTCCCACAAACATTTTGGTCGCCGTGGGCCTGCACATGTTGTGAAGGATACTGATGGCTCATCAATTGTTGGTGAGGGAAAGCACTCGAGGAAAGGCACTGGATATGTTTCCCATGAG TTTAAATGCTTGGTCACACAATTTTGGAACCTGCATTTGCTTGTGGCTGGAAGCTGTCTCCTCTTACTATACAGATGA
- the LOC121257595 gene encoding regulator of nonsense transcripts UPF3-like isoform X5, whose amino-acid sequence MKGLSDRTKVVLRHLPPAISQATLMDQIDAAFAGRYHWVAFRPGKSSMKHQFYTRAYIDFKKPEDVIEFAEFFDGHLFVSEKGTQFKTIVEYAPSQRVPKQWSKKDGREGTILKDPEYLEFLEYLAKPVENLPSAEIQLERREAERGGAAKDALVVTPLMDFVRQKRAAKGGSRRSLSNGKLSRRAVGSSTGNHGASSKRGSERRRISSAMYVLRDTVKNMSGKDKSMHLLVPKRDDELLSHKSATVVPAARTEVLAEESGISGTNESGKKKFLLLKGKEREIFHVSGSLSKGITSSVANTISSAALKQNQQHQGSERTVKRILLNKDSRQSQSFVGLSEQQIQATNLEKDKRPPRPPHAQLVLKDPIPAPDDKVAGNNSHGFCSEKQEKRSRNKDKPDRGVWTSLRRSDGSHTSDESLSSSISQLSQSLVDSFEGSRGDTHVDLANARCGSHKHFGRRGPAHVVKDTDGSSIVGEGKHSRKGTGYVSHEKQVWVQKSSSGS is encoded by the exons ATGAAGGGCTTGTCAGATCGGACGAAGGTGGTTCTGCGGCACCTGCCTCCGGCGATTTCTCAGGCCACGCTGATGGACCAAATCGACGCCGCCTTCGCTGGTCGCTACCACTGGGTCGCTTTCCGTCCAGGGAAATCGAG CATGAAGCATCAATTCTATACTAGAGCCTATATTGACTTCAAGAAACCTGAGGATGTTATTGAGTTTGCTGAGTTCTTTGATGGGCATTTGTTTGTTAGTGAGAAGG GCACTCAGTTTAAAACTATTGTTGAGTATGCTCCTTCTCAACGTGTTCCAAAACAGTGGTCTAAAAAAGATGGTCGTGAAGGAACAATATTAAAAG ATCCCGAGTATCTGGAGTTTCTTGAATATCTTGCAAAGCCTGTCGAGAATCTTCCCAGTGCAGAGATACAATTGGAGAGAAGGGAAGCAGAACGAGGTG GTGCTGCAAAAGACGCTCTTGTGGTTACACCATTGATGGACTTCGTTCGTCAGAAAAGAGCTGCCAAGGGTGGTTCTCGG CGATCACTATCTAATGGGAAATTGAGTAGAAGAGCTGTTGGATCATCAACCGGAAATCATGGTGCCTCGTCGAAGCGAGGTTCTGAGAGGAGAAGGATATCCTCCGCTATG TATGTTTTGAGGGACACTGTAAAGAACATGAGTGGCAAAGACAAGTCAATGCACCTTCTGGTTCCAAAGAGAGATGATGAGCTGCTTTCTCATAAGTCTGCTACTGTTGTTCCTGCTGCTAGGACTGAAGTATTGGCAGAGGAAAGTG gAATTTCTGGAACTAACGAATCTGGGAAAAAGAAATTCCTGCTTCtgaaagggaaagagagagagatttttcaT GTGTCTGGCAGCTTGTCAAAGGGTATAACATCTTCAGTTGCAAACACAATCAGTTCAGCTGCTCTCAAGCAGAACCAGCAACACCAAGGTAGTGAAAGGACGGTCAAAAGAATACTTTTAAACAAGGATTCACGTCAAAGTCAGTCTTTTGTGGGCCTGTCTGAGCAGCAAATCCAGGCTACAAATTTAGAAAAGGACAAGAGACCTCCCCGTCCACCACATGCACAATTGGTTTTGAAGGACCCAATTCCAGCTCCAGATGACAAGGTTGCTGGTAATAACTCGCATGGATTTTGTAGTGAGAAGCAGGAAAAACGTTCAAGAAATAAGGATAAGCCTGATCGTGGTGTATGGACTTCTCTTCGTCGTTCAGATGGATCTCATACTAGTGATGAGTCTTTGTcatcttcaatttctcaactttCGCAGTCACTTGTAGATTCTTTTGAAG GATCCCGGGGAGATACGCATGTTGACCTGGCAAATGCTAGGTGTG GCTCCCACAAACATTTTGGTCGCCGTGGGCCTGCACATGTTGTGAAGGATACTGATGGCTCATCAATTGTTGGTGAGGGAAAGCACTCGAGGAAAGGCACTGGATATGTTTCCCATGAG AAACAAGTTTGGGTTCAAAAATCAAGTTCTGGTTCATGA
- the LOC121257595 gene encoding regulator of nonsense transcripts UPF3-like isoform X2 produces MKGLSDRTKVVLRHLPPAISQATLMDQIDAAFAGRYHWVAFRPGKSSMKHQFYTRAYIDFKKPEDVIEFAEFFDGHLFVSEKGTQFKTIVEYAPSQRVPKQWSKKDGREGTILKDPEYLEFLEYLAKPVENLPSAEIQLERREAERGGAAKDALVVTPLMDFVRQKRAAKGGSRRSLSNGKLSRRAVGSSTGNHGASSKRGSERRRISSAMYVLRDTVKNMSGKDKSMHLLVPKRDDELLSHKSATVVPAARTEVLAEESGISGTNESGKKKFLLLKGKEREIFHVSGSLSKGITSSVANTISSAALKQNQQHQGSERTVKRILLNKDSRQSQSFVGLSEQQIQATNLEKDKRPPRPPHAQLVLKDPIPAPDDKVAGNNSHGFCSEKQEKRSRNKDKPDRGVWTSLRRSDGSHTSDESLSSSISQLSQSLVDSFEGSRGDTHVDLANARCGEVKNLGTGRTSHSSMDNGSHKHFGRRGPAHVVKDTDGSSIVGEGKHSRKGTGYVSHEKQVWVQKSSSGS; encoded by the exons ATGAAGGGCTTGTCAGATCGGACGAAGGTGGTTCTGCGGCACCTGCCTCCGGCGATTTCTCAGGCCACGCTGATGGACCAAATCGACGCCGCCTTCGCTGGTCGCTACCACTGGGTCGCTTTCCGTCCAGGGAAATCGAG CATGAAGCATCAATTCTATACTAGAGCCTATATTGACTTCAAGAAACCTGAGGATGTTATTGAGTTTGCTGAGTTCTTTGATGGGCATTTGTTTGTTAGTGAGAAGG GCACTCAGTTTAAAACTATTGTTGAGTATGCTCCTTCTCAACGTGTTCCAAAACAGTGGTCTAAAAAAGATGGTCGTGAAGGAACAATATTAAAAG ATCCCGAGTATCTGGAGTTTCTTGAATATCTTGCAAAGCCTGTCGAGAATCTTCCCAGTGCAGAGATACAATTGGAGAGAAGGGAAGCAGAACGAGGTG GTGCTGCAAAAGACGCTCTTGTGGTTACACCATTGATGGACTTCGTTCGTCAGAAAAGAGCTGCCAAGGGTGGTTCTCGG CGATCACTATCTAATGGGAAATTGAGTAGAAGAGCTGTTGGATCATCAACCGGAAATCATGGTGCCTCGTCGAAGCGAGGTTCTGAGAGGAGAAGGATATCCTCCGCTATG TATGTTTTGAGGGACACTGTAAAGAACATGAGTGGCAAAGACAAGTCAATGCACCTTCTGGTTCCAAAGAGAGATGATGAGCTGCTTTCTCATAAGTCTGCTACTGTTGTTCCTGCTGCTAGGACTGAAGTATTGGCAGAGGAAAGTG gAATTTCTGGAACTAACGAATCTGGGAAAAAGAAATTCCTGCTTCtgaaagggaaagagagagagatttttcaT GTGTCTGGCAGCTTGTCAAAGGGTATAACATCTTCAGTTGCAAACACAATCAGTTCAGCTGCTCTCAAGCAGAACCAGCAACACCAAGGTAGTGAAAGGACGGTCAAAAGAATACTTTTAAACAAGGATTCACGTCAAAGTCAGTCTTTTGTGGGCCTGTCTGAGCAGCAAATCCAGGCTACAAATTTAGAAAAGGACAAGAGACCTCCCCGTCCACCACATGCACAATTGGTTTTGAAGGACCCAATTCCAGCTCCAGATGACAAGGTTGCTGGTAATAACTCGCATGGATTTTGTAGTGAGAAGCAGGAAAAACGTTCAAGAAATAAGGATAAGCCTGATCGTGGTGTATGGACTTCTCTTCGTCGTTCAGATGGATCTCATACTAGTGATGAGTCTTTGTcatcttcaatttctcaactttCGCAGTCACTTGTAGATTCTTTTGAAG GATCCCGGGGAGATACGCATGTTGACCTGGCAAATGCTAGGTGTGGTGAGGTTAAAAACCTTGGAACTGGACGTACTAGTCATTCTTCCATGGATAATG GCTCCCACAAACATTTTGGTCGCCGTGGGCCTGCACATGTTGTGAAGGATACTGATGGCTCATCAATTGTTGGTGAGGGAAAGCACTCGAGGAAAGGCACTGGATATGTTTCCCATGAG AAACAAGTTTGGGTTCAAAAATCAAGTTCTGGTTCATGA